From a region of the Suncus etruscus isolate mSunEtr1 chromosome 11, mSunEtr1.pri.cur, whole genome shotgun sequence genome:
- the LOC126022573 gene encoding LOW QUALITY PROTEIN: olfactory receptor 12-like (The sequence of the model RefSeq protein was modified relative to this genomic sequence to represent the inferred CDS: inserted 1 base in 1 codon): MKKNLNKNYSEVTEFILLGFGTSPEVQILLFLLFLFIYMAIVVGNTSMLVVIKIDSRLHTPMYFFLKNLSYLDICYSTVIAPKTLATFLSKDKNISYNGCATQFFFFALFVGTECFLLAVMAYDRFSAICSPFLYTSRMSPQACIRLVIGSYVCGSINSMIQTGFTFSLHFCGENRLDHFFCDVPALIKISCVDTFVNEIVLFILSGLIISTTTIILVSYAYILSTVLKXPSTHGRSKTFSTCTSHITVVSIFYGTVFFMYAQPGAISSPEKSKIIAVFYTLVIPMLNPMIYSFRNREVKNAVKKILLQKVSFH, translated from the exons ATGAAGAAAAATCTGAATAAGAATTATTCAGAAGTGACTGAGTTTATTCTGCTAGGATTCGGGACGTCTCCAGAAGTCCAGATTCTCTTATTCttacttttcttatttatctatatGGCCATTGTGGTAGGAAATACCAGCATGTTAGTTGTCATTAAAATAGACTCCAGACTTCATACacctatgtatttttttctcaaaaatttgtCTTACTTAGATATCTGCTACTCCACAGTCATTGCTCCCAAAACTCTGGCCACTTTCTTGTCCAAAGACAAGAATATTTCTTACAATGGCTGTGCaacacaattctttttctttgctctttttgttGGAACAGAATGCTTTCTTTTAGCTGTGATGGCATATGATCGCTTTTCAGCCATTTGCTCACCTTTCCTCTATACTTCACGAATGTCACCCCAGGCATGTATTCGTTTGGTGATTGGGTCCTATGTTTGTGGAAGCATCAACTCCATGATACAGACAGGTTTCACTTTTAGTCTACATTTCTGTGGAGAAAACAGATTGGACCATTTTTTCTGTGATGTGCCAGCCCTGATCAAGATCTCCTGTGTTGACACTTTTGTGAATGAGATTGTATTGTTTATTCTATCTGGTCTCATCATCAGCACTACAACTATCATTCTGGTTTCCTATGCTTATATCCTCTCCACTGTTCTAA ACCCCTCAACCCATGGGAGGAGTAAGACGTTCTCCACTTGCACTTCTCATATAACTGTGGTGAGTATATTCTATGGAACTGTATTCTTCATGTATGCTCAACCTGGTGCCATCTCCTCAccagagaaaagtaaaattatagcTGTATTCTATACTCTGGTCATCCCTATGCTAAATCCCATGATTTATAGTTTTAGGAATAGAGAGGTGAAAAATGCTGTGAAAAAGATATTGCTGCAAAAAGTATCTTTTCATTGA